GCATTCCACCTTCGCGGCGATCGGGTGGCCGATCGGCCTTTTCGGGTCGCGCCCGAACATGGCGAGCGTGCGGTAGTGTGTGACGGCGTCCTTGCCCGGCCCGCCCTCGCGCGATTTTATCACCGCCATCTTCTTGCGGTCGGCGTTGGAGCGGGCGAGCGCGGCATCGACCGTGCCCTCGCGCGGCATCGGCGCACCGCGCACATAGGCAATGTAGACGCGCTCGATGTCGTGTTTTGCGAACAGTTTCGACAGACCCTGATGGGTCCTGTCGTCCTTGGCGACGACCAGAATC
The bacterium genome window above contains:
- a CDS encoding RluA family pseudouridine synthase, whose amino-acid sequence is ILVVAKDDRTHQGLSKLFAKHDIERVYIAYVRGAPMPREGTVDAALARSNADRKKMAVIKSREGGPGKDAVTHYRTLAMFGRDPKRPIGHPIAAKVECTLETGRTHQIRAHMAHIGCPLLGDPMYGRGRAQQLLNLDDGRDFRDFRRQALHAAVLGFVHPITKQELRFEADIPKDMQRLEGFLETL